TACGGTATTCAATTTGCTCAGATGGGTGGTGGTGATAAAAAAGGTAACGTGATGTTTACCGGTTACTTCTCTCCTGTCATTGAGATGCGTCATACGCCGAACGAAACCTTTAAATACCCAGTATATGATAAGCCTGATTGTGGTTCAGATTGTCCAACTCGTGCAGAAATTAATGCGGGAGCATTAGCTGGATTAGGTCTTGAATTAGGTTATTCCGACAACATGATTGATCCGTTTATTATGGAAGTGCAAGGCAGTGGTTTTGTTCATTTTGGGGATGATGACAAGCTTGAGTATTTTGCCTATGGTGGGAAAAATAATCATCCTTACGTAAGTATTGGCCGCATTCTGATAGAGCGTGGTGAAGTTGAGCGTAAAGATATGTCTTTAAAAGCAATCAAAGAATGGGTTGCAAAAAATGATGAAGCAACCGTTCGTGAATTGTTAGAGACAAACCCTTCGTATGTCTTTTTCTCACCAAAAGACGCACATCATGTTTTAGGTACAGCTGGTATACCATTGCATGCTGGTGCGGCTGTAGCAGCTGATCGCACTTTATTGCCTATGGGAACCCCAATCCTTGCTGAAGTCCCTCAATTAGATAAAGACGGTAAGTGGACGGGGAAACACGTACTTAAAGTGTTGCTTGCTTTAGATACTGGTGGTGCAGTGAAAGAAAACCATTTAGATCAATATTATGGAATGGGAACAGAAGCGGGTATTGCTGCGGGTCACTTTAAGCATTTTGGTCGAGTGTGGAAATTAGGTTTGCAAGATACTGAAACTGAAAATCCTTGGGAAATGCCTAAATCAAAATAATGTGTTATCGCTTAACACTTGATCTTCTAAAAAAGAGTGCGTATAAATCGTGCTCTTTTTTTGTTTTTGAGTAAGGTAACCCCATGCGCGAATTAACCACTCCTGCTTCTGAAAGTTATGACCAACGTTTTGGTGGCACTCGCCGTTTGTATGGTAATAGTGAAGTAGAAATTATGCGTGCAGCTCATGTATGTGTAGTTGGTATTGGTGGTGTGGGTTCTTGGGCTGTAGAGGCGCTAGTACGTACTGGATTAGGTGAAATTACGTTAATCGATATGGATGACGTATGTGTGACGAATATTAACCGTCAAATTCATGCGATGACAGGTACTATTGGTCAAAGCAAAATTGAAGTCATGGCTGAGCGCATTAAATTAATTAACCCTGAGTGTAAGATTAATTTAATCGATGATTTCATTACCCCTGAAAATCTATCTGAATACATTTCTAAAGAGTTTGATTACGTACTTGATGCTATCGATAGCATGAAACCTAAAGCGGCATTACTGGCTTATTGTAAGAGCAATAAGATTAAAGTCATTACAACTGGTGGTGCTGGTGGTCAAACGGATCCGACTCAAATTCAAATCACAGATTTAACTAAGACGATTCAAGATCCATTAGCTAAGAAGCTACGTGATACGCTGCGTCGTCACCATAATTTTACTAAGAATCCTAAACGTAAGTTTGGTATTGATTGTGTGTACTCAACTGAGCATTTGAAATACCCACAAGCAGATGGCTCGGTATGTGCGACTAAAGCAACTGCTGAAGGACCTAAGCGTATGGATTGTGCTAGTGGTTTTGGTGCTGCGACGGTGGTAACGGCGACGTTTGGATTTGTTGCTGTGTCGAGAATTGTAGAGAAGTTGATTGAGAAACACAGTAAGTAGGGACTAGGGATTAGAATTAAGGTACGAGTAAAAGCCTTTCACGTACCTAGCCCCTTGAAGGGAAGTATTCTCGTTCCTGCTTTAAATTAAGCCGTTGATCGTTTCAATGATCGCCTTAAGCCCATTACCACGTGATGGGCTTAAATGTTCAATTAACCCCAATTGAGCAAAATACTCATCCATATCGAAAGCCTTAATCTCTTCTGCGGTTTTATTATTAACTGCCGCCATGACTAATGCGATAAGCCCACGAACAATTCTTGCATCAGAGTCTGCGCAGAAAAAATAAACACCATCAACGATTTCATGTTGTAGCCATACTTTACTTTCACAACCTGAGATCGTCACGTTCTCCTGTTGTAGCTCTTCAGGCATGCTAGGTAGTTTTTTACCTAATTGAATTACGTTACGGTAGCGGTCTTCCCAACCTTTAGCGTTACTCATTAAATCAAGTACTGTCGAGTGAGTAATGTCAAAACCAAAAGGCGATGATGGGAAAGTGGACATAAATGAATACCTTAAATTAGAGCTTATACCAATCCGGATAAGTAGTTGATCAGATAATTGCGTAGGAAAAATTGATTAAAGCAAGGCATAAATTGCAGTAACTAGTAGCTCTAATTACACCTGATTTTTGCAATAAAAAAGTATAACGCAGCTATAATCGATTTTAACAAGCAAGAATGATCAAATATTTATGTGGATTGGTATTATAGCATATCTGCGGCTTTGTTTAGCGCGTCGATAAAACGTTGAACATCTTGTTTTGTATTATACAAGGCAAATGAAACACGTACAGTACCTGTAAGCCCTAGAGCATCTAGCATAGGGTGAGCACAGTGATTACCTGAGCGTACAGCGATGCCTTGTTGATCTAATAGCGTAGCGATATCTTGGTGATGGACGCCATCAATAACAAAAGAGAATAGGCTGGCGTTATCTTGTAATCCAATAAAGCGTAAGTCCTCAATATCTTTGATTCCATCAATAGCCATTTGACGAAGTTCATTAATATGAGCATTTAGATCATCATGGGCAAATTGCTTAACCCAGTTAATGGCTGTGGCAAAAGCAATCGCTCCGGCAACATTAGGTGTGCCTGCTTCAAATTTTCCTGGAAGTTCTGCAAATGTGGTTTTTTCAAACGACACTTTCTCAACCATTTTACCGCCCCCGTGCCATACAGGCATGGACTCAAGTAAGTGTTGTTTTCCATATAGAGCACCGATCCCTGCAGGTGCAAATAATTTATGACCAGAGCAAACATAGAAGTCGGCATTCATTGCTTGAACATCAATCGCATGATGAACAATCCCTTGAGCGCCATCAACAACAACAATCGCCCCAACGCTGTGTGCAATTTTAATGATCTCTTCAACAGGGTTTAGGGTTCCTGTCACGTTGGTTACTTGAGCAACGGCAACAATTTTGGTGTTTTTGGTTACCAATGACTCAAATGCCTCCATATCTAATGTGCAATTTGACTTCATTGGGATTTTAATGATTTTTGCTCCGGTTTGTTCTGCAACAATTTGCCAAGGAACAATATTCGCGTGGTGTTCTAATTCACTCACTAAAATTTCATCATTAACTTGTAATGTATTACGAGCATAAGTTTGAGCGATTAAATTAATGGCTTCTGTTGCACCACGAGTCCAAATAATCTCTTTACTGCTTTTCGCATTAATGAAGTGTTGGACCGTTTCTCTTGCTTGTTCAAATTGAAGCGTAGCAGAGGCAGTTAGGCTATGACTGCCGCGATGCACATTAGCGTTACTTTTTTGATAATAATCTTGAATTGCATTTAATACAGCTAATGGTTTTTGTGTGGTTGCCGCACTATCAAAATACGCAATAGGTTGCTCATTTACTTCTTGTAATAGAGCTGGGAATTGAGAACGAACAAGTTCAACATTAAATGCAGTCATAAGAATTTTCTTCATTGGGTTAGCAAACAGGAGAATGATGCGGATTTATGGTGCGTAAGTCAAAATTACAGGCAAAAAAAAGCACCGTATTAAACGGTGCTAACTAATCTTTTTTAACCATAGGTCAAAAACACAGGAAATATTGAGCATTGGTATCAATAAGTTGATATCAATGATCGGGCTCTAACAGTCGAGCCAATATGCAAACACAACATTGCAGTTTAGAGAGAGGGGAAAAATATTCAGGGAGGAATATATGTCTTACCTCTAAACTACGGGGCTAATATTAGGTTTTATCTGGTAGTTCGACAATGGACAAATTATAATACTTGGCATTAAAAAAACTAATGGTTCAAAATGTGAGTTCTTATGTCTCGAAGATTACCACCTTTAAATTCTTTACGTGTGTTTGAAGCGGCAGCCAGGCACTTAAGCTTCACGCGTGCAGCAGAAGAATTATTTGTTACACAAGCGGCAGTTAGCCACCAAATCAAAGCATTAGAAGAGTTTCTTGGTCTTAAACTTTTTCGACGCCGAAATCGCTCTTTGTTATTAACAGAAGAGGGACAGAGCTACTTTTTAGACATTAAAGAAATCTTCTCTTCTTTATCTGAAGCAACAGATAAAGTATTGGAAAGAAGTGCCAAAGGGGCACTAACTATTAGTTTACCGCCAAGTTTTGCTATTCAATGGTTGGTACCAAGATTATCGGATTTTAATAACCAAGAACCAGATATTGATGTTCGTATTAAAGCCGTTGATATGGATGAAGGTTCATTAACCGAAGATGTGGATGTTGCTATCTATTATGGTCGAGGTAATTGGCCAGGTCTTCGAGTTGAACTGTTATATCAAGAGCAGTTATTGCCATTATGCTCACCTCAAGTGCTACTGAATGAAAAGCCATTAGCGACCATTGATGATTTACGTTTCCATACGTTATTGCATGATACTTCTCGTAAAGACTGGAAGCAGTTTGTTAAGCATTACGAATTAGCAGGCATGAATGTAAACCAAGGGCCTATTTTTAGTCACTCGACTATGGTACTGCAAGCTGCTGCTCACGGACAAGGCATTGCGTTAGGTAATAACGTATTAGCTCAACCTGAATTAGATGCGGGTCGTTTGGTTGCCCCATTTGAAGAAGTATTAGTGAGTAAGAATGCTTTCTACCTTGTATGTAATGAAAAACAAGCTGATACAGGTCGTATTGCTACGTTTAGAGAGTGGATTTTAAGTAAAGCTCGTAGCGAACAAGAGATTGTGGATGATGAATAGTCGCTTATGTTTATTGATTGCGAGTATGAGTGGAGCATTAACTGTTGGACTAGGGGCATTTGGTGCTCATGGTTTAAAAGCGGTTTTATCTCCTTATCTACTTGATGTATATGAAACTGCAGTTCAATATCAAATGTGGCATACCCTTGCTTTATTTGGATGTGGAATTTTGTTGAGAAATTCATTTTCAAAAGGGGTATCATACGCGGCTTTGCTATTTACCATTGGGATGCTTTTCTTTAGTGGTAGTTTATATGCGTTAGTATTCACTGGTGTTAAATGGTTTGGACCAATAACGCCATTAGGTGGATTCTGTTTTATTATTGGCTGGTTAATACTGGCTATTTCAACTTATCGTTTGACTGAGGTTTCAAAGTGAAACAAGTAATGTTCTATTGTCGCTCTGGTTTTGAAAAAGAGTGTGCAGGTGAGATCCAAGATAAAGCCACTCAACTAGAAGTGTTTGGTTTCCCTCGCCTAAAAAATAATACGGGTTATGTGTTATTTGAATGCTATCAGGAAGGCGATGCAGACCGATTAATTCGTGAAATTAAATTTAATGAGCTAATTTTTGCTCGTCAAATGTTTGCGGTTGCAGTTGAAGTTAGTGATTTACCAAAAGATGATCGTATTTCTCCAATTTTAGATGCGCTATCTGAAGTTGAAGATGTGCCTTGTTGTGGTGATATTCGTATTGAAACG
The Aliivibrio fischeri ATCC 7744 = JCM 18803 = DSM 507 DNA segment above includes these coding regions:
- a CDS encoding DUF423 domain-containing protein — encoded protein: MNSRLCLLIASMSGALTVGLGAFGAHGLKAVLSPYLLDVYETAVQYQMWHTLALFGCGILLRNSFSKGVSYAALLFTIGMLFFSGSLYALVFTGVKWFGPITPLGGFCFIIGWLILAISTYRLTEVSK
- the tcdA gene encoding tRNA cyclic N6-threonylcarbamoyladenosine(37) synthase TcdA; its protein translation is MRELTTPASESYDQRFGGTRRLYGNSEVEIMRAAHVCVVGIGGVGSWAVEALVRTGLGEITLIDMDDVCVTNINRQIHAMTGTIGQSKIEVMAERIKLINPECKINLIDDFITPENLSEYISKEFDYVLDAIDSMKPKAALLAYCKSNKIKVITTGGAGGQTDPTQIQITDLTKTIQDPLAKKLRDTLRRHHNFTKNPKRKFGIDCVYSTEHLKYPQADGSVCATKATAEGPKRMDCASGFGAATVVTATFGFVAVSRIVEKLIEKHSK
- a CDS encoding transcriptional regulator GcvA — protein: MSRRLPPLNSLRVFEAAARHLSFTRAAEELFVTQAAVSHQIKALEEFLGLKLFRRRNRSLLLTEEGQSYFLDIKEIFSSLSEATDKVLERSAKGALTISLPPSFAIQWLVPRLSDFNNQEPDIDVRIKAVDMDEGSLTEDVDVAIYYGRGNWPGLRVELLYQEQLLPLCSPQVLLNEKPLATIDDLRFHTLLHDTSRKDWKQFVKHYELAGMNVNQGPIFSHSTMVLQAAAHGQGIALGNNVLAQPELDAGRLVAPFEEVLVSKNAFYLVCNEKQADTGRIATFREWILSKARSEQEIVDDE
- the csdA gene encoding cysteine desulfurase CsdA, translating into MTAFNVELVRSQFPALLQEVNEQPIAYFDSAATTQKPLAVLNAIQDYYQKSNANVHRGSHSLTASATLQFEQARETVQHFINAKSSKEIIWTRGATEAINLIAQTYARNTLQVNDEILVSELEHHANIVPWQIVAEQTGAKIIKIPMKSNCTLDMEAFESLVTKNTKIVAVAQVTNVTGTLNPVEEIIKIAHSVGAIVVVDGAQGIVHHAIDVQAMNADFYVCSGHKLFAPAGIGALYGKQHLLESMPVWHGGGKMVEKVSFEKTTFAELPGKFEAGTPNVAGAIAFATAINWVKQFAHDDLNAHINELRQMAIDGIKDIEDLRFIGLQDNASLFSFVIDGVHHQDIATLLDQQGIAVRSGNHCAHPMLDALGLTGTVRVSFALYNTKQDVQRFIDALNKAADML
- the csdE gene encoding cysteine desulfurase sulfur acceptor subunit CsdE: MSTFPSSPFGFDITHSTVLDLMSNAKGWEDRYRNVIQLGKKLPSMPEELQQENVTISGCESKVWLQHEIVDGVYFFCADSDARIVRGLIALVMAAVNNKTAEEIKAFDMDEYFAQLGLIEHLSPSRGNGLKAIIETINGLI
- the mltA gene encoding murein transglycosylase A, which gives rise to MFRKLSFVCVLLGLAGCADQPTDRAQQYLDGGFSSNLNKVGEINSDKPSDFSAFKKQSAEVLERSESMSLRYEELYVQLQKWIDESSNPAELSNYGIQFAQMGGGDKKGNVMFTGYFSPVIEMRHTPNETFKYPVYDKPDCGSDCPTRAEINAGALAGLGLELGYSDNMIDPFIMEVQGSGFVHFGDDDKLEYFAYGGKNNHPYVSIGRILIERGEVERKDMSLKAIKEWVAKNDEATVRELLETNPSYVFFSPKDAHHVLGTAGIPLHAGAAVAADRTLLPMGTPILAEVPQLDKDGKWTGKHVLKVLLALDTGGAVKENHLDQYYGMGTEAGIAAGHFKHFGRVWKLGLQDTETENPWEMPKSK